Proteins encoded together in one Cicer arietinum cultivar CDC Frontier isolate Library 1 chromosome 4, Cicar.CDCFrontier_v2.0, whole genome shotgun sequence window:
- the LOC101497392 gene encoding probable L-cysteine desulfhydrase, chloroplastic: MGSDDENDKNGDVSKKPKLNPSPITEAEIESEFSHHDPNIARLNNGAFGCCPSSVLTAQRQFHLNFLRQPDHFYFNHLKNGILHSRTIIKQLVNAQHVDEISIVDNASTATAIVLQQATWAFHEGKFNKGDSVVMLHYAYGSVKKAIEAYVSRAGGRVIEVPLPFPVTSEDEIIREFRHALEKGKSENGSNNNKVRLAVIDHVTSMPSVVIPVKELVKICREEGVDQVFVDAAHAIGCTTRVDMQEIGADFYTSNLHKWFFCPPSVAFLYARKSVNSVDLHHLVVSHEYGNGLAVESSWIGNRDYSAQLVVPKVMEFVNRFEGGIEGIKKRNHDSVVEMGEMLVEAWGTHLGTPHHMSASMVMVGLPPCLGIMNDCDALNLRTHLRDFFGIEVPMYFREPRDGEIGCVTGYARISHQVYNKIDDYYKFRDAINQLVSGAFTCALLSTST, from the coding sequence ATGGGCTCCgacgatgaaaatgacaaaaacgGCGACGTTTCAAAGAAACCTAAACTGAATCCCTCTCCAATCACGGAGGCCGAAATTGAATCAGAATTCTCACACCACGACCCCAACATAGCACGCCTCAACAACGGAGCCTTTGGTTGCTGTCCATCCTCTGTTCTCACAGCTCAGCGTCAATTTCACCTCAACTTTCTCCGTCAACCCGACCACTTCTACTTCAACCACCTCAAAAACGGAATCCTCCATTCCCGAACCATCATCAAACAACTAGTCAACGCACAACACGTCGACGAAATCTCCATCGTCGATAACGCCTCCACCGCCACTGCGATTGTCCTTCAACAAGCCACGTGGGCTTTCCACGAAGGAAAGTTCAACAAAGGAGACTCCGTCGTCATGCTTCACTACGCTTACGGTTCCGTCAAGAAAGCTATCGAAGCCTACGTCTCACGCGCCGGTGGAAGAGTCATCGAAGTTCCTCTCCCCTTCCCCGTCACCTCCGAAGACGAAATTATAAGAGAGTTTCGTCACGCGCTGGAAAAAGGAAAGAGCGAAAATGGCAGTAATAACAATAAAGTTAGATTAGCGGTTATTGATCACGTGACTTCCATGCCGAGCGTGGTGATTCCGGTGAAAGAGTTAGTTAAGATTTGTAGAGAGGAAGGGGTTGATCAGGTTTTCGTGGACGCGGCTCACGCGATTGGTTGCACCACGCGCGTTGATATGCAAGAAATTGGAGCTGATTTCTACACGAGTAATTTGCACAAGTGGTTTTTTTGTCCACCTTCGGTCGCGTTTCTCTACGCGCGTAAATCGGTTAATTCAGTTGATTTGCATCACCTTGTTGTGTCGCATGAATACGGGAATGGATTAGCGGTTGAAAGTTCATGGATTGGGAATAGAGATTATAGTGCTCAATTAGTGGTTCCTAAAGTTATGGAATTTGTGAATAGGTTTGAAGGTGGTATTGAAGGAATTAAAAAGAGGAATCATGATAGTGTTGTTGAGATGGGTGAAATGTTGGTGGAAGCTTGGGGGACACATCTTGGAACACCTCATCATATGAGTGCAAGTATGGTTATGGTTGGTTTGCCTCCTTGTTTGGGGATTATGAATGATTGTGATGCTCTTAATCTTAGGACACATTTGAGGGACTTTTTTGGGATTGAAGTTCCTATGTATTTTCGAGAGCCAAGAGATGGGGAAATTGGGTGTGTAACTGGATATGCTCGAATTTCTCATCAAgtgtataataaaattgatgattATTACAAGTTTAGGGATGCAATTAATCAACTTGTGAGTGGTGCCTTCACTTGTGCTCTTCTTTCGACTTCAACTTGA
- the LOC101499778 gene encoding probable caffeine synthase MTL2: MAMERLLRMKEGVGETSYAKNSLIPKKVIMKVKTLLDENLLKLMVSKKTLNGCWKIADLGCSSGPNTLMAISNILNTIHKSSFKLNHKKLVFQIYLNDLFENDFNNIFKLLPDFHQSMQHETGENVGACFVNATPGSFYGRLFPNYSIDIFHSSYCVHWLSQAPIYSKKKTEPLIKGNIYITRVSPPSVYDVYLEHFERDFNNFLKSRYEELALDGVMVLTFIGRENNGEITSYEVLGMVLNQMVQEGLVEEAKLDLFNVPIYHPSIEEVKQVIKAEGSFTIKTLKTFKIGWDANLQEDINDYIVDSKTRGEFISKYHRAVFESLLIAQFGENIMDELFSRFSKLIIQFIELKSPDFTNIVLFMTKNS, translated from the exons atggcaATGGAGCGACTTCTTCGAATGAAAGAGGGTGTGGGAGAAACTAGTTACGCCAAAAACTCTTTAATTCCG AAAAAAGTGATAATGAAAGTGAAAACCTTACTTGATGAGAACTTGTTGAAATTGATGGTGTCCAAGAAAACTTTAAATGGTTGTTGGAAAATAGCCGATTTAGGTTGCTCTTCAGGACCAAATACACTTATGGCCATCTCTAATATCTTGAACACCATCCATAAAAGTAGCTTCAAGTTAAACCATAAGAAACTTGTATTTCAAATATATCTCAATGATCTATTTGAAAATGATTTCAATAACATTTTCAAGTTACTCCCGGATTTCCATCAAAGCATGCAACATGAAACAGGAGAGAACGTTGGAGCATGCTTCGTGAATGCAACACCAGGGAGCTTTTATGGAAGACTATTCCCCAATTATTCCATCGACATTTTTCATTCTTCATATTGTGTCCATTGGCTATCACAA GCACCAATATATTCGAAGAAGAAAACTGAACCACTCATCAAGGgaaatatttacataacaagAGTAAGCCCTCCATCGGTGTATGATGTATATCTTGAGCATTTTGAAAGAGATTTCAATAATTTTCTAAAGTCACGCTATGAGGAATTAGCATTGGATGGTGTGATGGTACTTACTTTCATTGGAAGAGAAAACAATGGTGAAATTACTTCTTATGAGGTTCTTGGCATGGTACTCAACCAGATGGTCCAAGAG GGTTTAGTTGAAGAAGCTAAATTGGACTTGTTTAATGTACCTATATATCATCCCTCTATAGAGGAAGTTAAACAAGTTATCAAGGCAGAAGGATCTTTTACCATCAAAACATTgaagacttttaaaataggttGGGATGCAAACCTACAAGAAGATATCAATGATTATATTGTTGATAGCAAAACAAGAGGAGAGTTCATATCTAAATACCATAGAGCTGTATTCGAATCTCTTTTAATAGCTCAATTTGGTGAAAATATTATGGACGAATTATTTTCAaggttttcaaaattaattatacaattTATTGAGTTAAAGTCACCAGATTTTACTAATATAGTGTTGTTCATGACCAAAAACTCTTAA
- the LOC101500096 gene encoding uncharacterized protein: MSLRRFLGYSDGEVMRSDAKPCSRLMRHTAGIFSVGGALGFWVLCRMHYGPRITIPRSLRWAACGAVTVSSSTALLVRLFSPECEPQNIAAYDNKK; this comes from the exons ATGTCATTGAGACGTTTCTTAGGCTATTCTGATGGCGAGGTCATGAGGTCTGATGCAAAACCTTGTTCTAGACTAATGAGACACACAGCCGGAATCTTTAGTGTTGGTGGAGCTTTGGGATTTTGGGTCCTTTGCCGAATGCACTATG GTCCTCGAATTACAATTCCTAGGAGTCTTCGTTGGGCAGCATGTGGAGCTGTAACTGTAAGTTCAAGCACAGCTTTGCTGGTTCGTTTGTTTAGTCCTGAATGTGAACCCCAAAATATAGCTGCTTATGACAATAAAAAGTAG